A genomic segment from Janthinobacterium sp. 64 encodes:
- a CDS encoding EAL domain-containing protein, with translation MPMKAPDAFRCCFFLLLGLAMPARALEAVSLQLNFTHQFQFAGYYAAIEQGYYRDAGLEVTLVEGSGVPPAEAAVLTGQAEYGVGNSTLLLSRLAGKPVVVLAVVFQHSPSVLLMRQHGGAPDVRKLVGAPVMIGAAGDVALASDEVSLFLQKMGVAPQQMRHLPPSYRIEDFINGKVDAIAAYSTNEPDYLDRAGFPYYQFTPRTAGIDFYGDNLFTSEYELRRHPERVKAFRAASLRGWQYAMAHREEMADVIHVKYSQRHDRDHLLYEAQQMELLLQPVLVEPGYMNPQRWQHIADTYAAMGVLPRNATDSRAYQGFLYHPVPGADLGWLYLSLGVAGSLLAVSAAFHFSNLARERRRTEETIRQGELRFRTMFEEAPMGIALIDTVSGQFLDINPRYLAIAGRSLEQMKRSSWMEISHPDDVAGEQAHVAQLLAQRMPGFRHAKRIVRPDGGVVWVDASVTAIATARHGGPHHLCMLEDVTDKRQTEALIWQQANFDTLTQLPNRRMFHERLRQALAQGRRDTSRVAILFIDLDHFKEVNDTLGHHQGDILLIEAARRIRVGVRETDTVARLGGDEFTVILSDLDDLQQVDRIARQILDGLLAPFLLGQEQAFVSASIGITLYPDDAGTIEDLLKQADQAMYVSKGAGRNRYSYFTPAMQVAAVNRMRLAADLRTALREQQMQLYYQPIVELHSGKLAKAEALLRWQHPQRGIVCPPDFLALAESSGLIVDIGDWVLRTAVAQLLRWRAQGHVIGLPGLQLCLNQSPLELQREVEAPGTWLRQLLALNVPASAIVLDVREDALLGTGAGSGMAQRLQYLREAGLQIALDDFGSGPASLTQLQQCGIDYLKLDGVLVRKLAPGASELVLCEAIVTMAHKLGLQVIAEGVETEEQRARLLEIGCDFAQGELFAPPLAIDAFDALLRAQQPLHP, from the coding sequence ATGCCGATGAAAGCACCCGACGCTTTCCGCTGCTGTTTCTTCCTGCTGCTGGGCCTGGCCATGCCCGCCCGGGCGCTGGAAGCCGTCTCCCTGCAGCTCAATTTCACGCACCAGTTCCAGTTTGCCGGCTATTACGCGGCCATCGAGCAAGGTTACTACCGCGACGCGGGGCTGGAGGTGACATTGGTCGAAGGCAGCGGCGTGCCGCCTGCCGAGGCCGCCGTGCTGACGGGCCAGGCCGAATATGGCGTGGGTAACAGCACCTTGCTGCTCAGCCGCCTGGCCGGCAAGCCCGTGGTGGTGCTGGCCGTGGTGTTCCAGCATTCGCCCAGCGTGCTGCTGATGCGCCAGCATGGCGGCGCGCCCGATGTGCGCAAGCTCGTGGGGGCGCCCGTGATGATCGGTGCGGCCGGCGATGTGGCCCTTGCCTCCGATGAAGTGTCGCTGTTTCTGCAAAAAATGGGCGTCGCGCCACAGCAGATGCGCCATTTGCCGCCCAGCTACCGGATCGAGGATTTTATCAATGGCAAGGTCGACGCGATAGCCGCGTATTCCACCAACGAACCGGATTACCTGGACCGGGCGGGCTTTCCCTATTATCAATTCACGCCGCGCACGGCCGGCATCGATTTCTACGGCGACAACCTGTTTACCAGCGAGTACGAACTGCGCCGGCATCCCGAGCGCGTGAAAGCGTTCCGCGCGGCCAGCCTGCGCGGCTGGCAATACGCGATGGCGCACCGCGAGGAAATGGCGGATGTGATCCACGTCAAATACAGCCAGCGCCACGACCGCGATCATCTGCTGTACGAGGCGCAGCAGATGGAATTGCTGCTGCAGCCCGTGCTGGTGGAACCTGGCTACATGAATCCCCAGCGCTGGCAGCATATCGCCGACACCTATGCCGCCATGGGCGTGCTGCCGCGCAATGCCACGGACAGCCGCGCCTACCAGGGCTTTTTGTATCACCCCGTGCCGGGCGCCGACCTGGGCTGGCTGTACCTGTCGCTGGGCGTGGCGGGCAGCTTGCTGGCCGTCTCGGCTGCCTTTCACTTCAGTAATCTGGCGCGCGAGCGCCGCCGCACGGAAGAAACCATCCGCCAGGGGGAATTGCGCTTTCGCACCATGTTTGAGGAAGCACCGATGGGCATCGCCCTGATCGATACCGTGAGCGGACAGTTTCTTGATATCAATCCGCGCTATCTGGCCATCGCCGGGCGCAGCCTGGAGCAGATGAAGCGGTCGAGCTGGATGGAGATCAGCCATCCCGACGACGTGGCCGGTGAGCAGGCACATGTGGCGCAGCTGCTGGCGCAGCGCATGCCGGGTTTCCGCCACGCCAAGCGCATCGTGCGTCCCGATGGCGGCGTGGTGTGGGTCGATGCGTCGGTGACGGCCATCGCCACGGCGCGCCATGGTGGACCGCACCACCTGTGCATGCTGGAAGACGTGACGGACAAGCGGCAAACGGAAGCGCTGATCTGGCAGCAAGCCAATTTCGATACCCTGACGCAATTGCCGAATCGCCGCATGTTCCACGAGCGCCTGCGCCAAGCGCTGGCGCAAGGCCGCCGCGATACGAGCCGCGTGGCCATCCTGTTCATCGACCTCGACCATTTCAAGGAAGTCAACGATACCCTCGGCCACCACCAGGGCGATATCCTGCTGATCGAGGCGGCGCGGCGCATTCGCGTGGGCGTGCGCGAGACGGATACGGTGGCGCGCCTGGGCGGCGATGAATTCACGGTGATCCTGTCCGACCTCGATGATCTGCAGCAAGTCGACCGCATCGCGCGGCAGATACTCGACGGCTTGCTGGCGCCGTTCCTGCTGGGGCAGGAGCAGGCGTTTGTCTCGGCCTCGATCGGTATCACCCTGTATCCCGATGACGCGGGCACGATCGAGGACTTGCTCAAGCAGGCGGACCAGGCCATGTATGTGTCGAAAGGGGCGGGGCGCAACCGCTACAGTTATTTTACGCCCGCCATGCAGGTGGCGGCCGTCAACCGCATGCGCCTGGCGGCGGACTTGCGCACGGCCCTGCGCGAACAGCAGATGCAGCTGTATTACCAGCCCATCGTCGAACTGCACAGCGGCAAGCTTGCCAAGGCGGAAGCCTTGCTGCGCTGGCAGCATCCGCAGCGGGGCATCGTGTGCCCGCCGGATTTCCTGGCGCTGGCCGAAAGCAGCGGCCTGATCGTCGACATCGGCGACTGGGTGCTGCGCACGGCGGTCGCGCAGTTGCTGCGCTGGCGCGCGCAAGGTCACGTCATCGGCTTGCCGGGGCTGCAACTGTGCCTGAACCAGTCGCCGCTGGAATTGCAGCGCGAAGTGGAGGCGCCCGGCACCTGGCTGCGCCAGCTGCTGGCGCTCAATGTGCCGGCCTCGGCCATTGTGCTCGACGTGCGCGAAGATGCGCTGCTGGGGACCGGCGCAGGAAGCGGCATGGCGCAGCGGCTGCAGTATTTGCGCGAGGCAGGCTTGCAGATTGCCCTCGATGACTTCGGCAGCGGCCCCGCCTCGCTGACGCAATTGCAGCAGTGCGGCATCGACTACCTTAAGCTCGACGGCGTGCTGGTGCGCAAGCTGGCGCCCGGCGCCAGCGAACTGGTGTTGTGCGAAGCCATCGTCACCA
- the rbsD gene encoding D-ribose pyranase, whose amino-acid sequence MKKSPLLNIALSQLIASLGHGDMLVIGDAGLPSQPGVPLIDLALTRGIPGFIDTVNTVLSEMQVEYHLLASELPQHNPAMAAQVAALALPDARQVTHEEFKQLSKGARAIVRTGECSPYANIILVAGVVF is encoded by the coding sequence ATGAAAAAATCACCGCTGCTCAATATCGCACTGTCGCAACTGATCGCCTCGCTCGGCCATGGCGACATGCTCGTCATCGGCGACGCGGGCTTGCCCTCGCAGCCGGGGGTGCCCCTGATCGACCTGGCCCTGACGCGCGGTATCCCCGGCTTCATCGATACCGTGAACACGGTGCTGAGCGAAATGCAGGTGGAATACCATTTGCTCGCCAGCGAGTTGCCGCAGCATAATCCGGCCATGGCGGCGCAGGTGGCGGCCCTGGCCTTGCCCGATGCGCGCCAGGTGACGCACGAGGAGTTCAAGCAATTGAGCAAGGGTGCGCGCGCCATTGTGCGTACGGGGGAGTGCAGTCCGTATGCCAACATCATTTTGGTGGCTGGCGTCGTGTTCTAG
- the rbsK gene encoding ribokinase, translating to MIVVIGSINMDLVLRVPRMPLPGETLTGGAFRTIPGGKGANQAVACARLSGKVAGAQQVAMVGCVGDDAFGATLRAALVGDGIIDSHITTLPGIASGIASILVDDNGQNSIVIAGGANDLLSPAHIDAAKELIEQADIVVLQLETPMATVVHAIKLARSLGKTVVLNPAPAASLPQGVLELVDYLIPNEIEAAMLAGVSPDGADAAALAAALQKLGSDNVIITLGSKGVHAALYGGDFTFPAEAVQAVDTTAAGDTFIGGFVAGLASGMDEAEAIGQGQRAAAWSVTKPGAQTSIPHLHELF from the coding sequence ATGATCGTGGTTATCGGCAGCATCAATATGGACCTGGTCTTGCGCGTGCCGCGCATGCCCCTCCCCGGCGAAACCCTGACGGGCGGCGCGTTTCGAACCATTCCGGGCGGCAAGGGCGCCAACCAGGCCGTGGCTTGCGCGCGCCTGAGCGGCAAAGTGGCGGGCGCCCAGCAAGTGGCCATGGTCGGCTGCGTGGGCGACGATGCCTTTGGCGCGACCTTGCGCGCGGCGCTCGTGGGCGACGGCATCATCGACAGCCACATCACGACCTTGCCCGGTATCGCGTCCGGCATCGCCTCGATCCTCGTCGACGACAATGGCCAGAACAGCATCGTGATCGCGGGCGGCGCCAACGATTTATTGAGCCCCGCGCACATCGACGCGGCAAAAGAGCTGATCGAGCAGGCCGACATCGTCGTGCTGCAACTGGAAACGCCGATGGCCACCGTCGTGCATGCGATCAAACTGGCCCGTTCGCTGGGCAAGACCGTGGTGCTGAACCCGGCCCCGGCGGCCAGCCTGCCGCAAGGCGTGCTGGAGCTGGTCGACTACCTGATTCCGAATGAAATCGAAGCGGCCATGCTGGCCGGCGTCAGCCCGGATGGCGCGGACGCCGCGGCGCTGGCCGCCGCGCTGCAAAAGCTGGGCAGCGACAACGTCATCATTACCTTGGGCTCCAAGGGCGTGCACGCGGCCCTGTATGGCGGTGATTTCACGTTTCCGGCCGAAGCCGTGCAAGCCGTCGACACGACGGCCGCCGGCGACACCTTCATCGGCGGCTTTGTGGCGGGCCTGGCGTCCGGCATGGATGAGGCGGAAGCGATTGGCCAAGGCCAGCGCGCGGCCGCCTGGAGCGTCACCAAGCCCGGCGCGCAAACCTCGATCCCCCACTTGCACGAGCTGTTCTGA
- a CDS encoding LacI family DNA-binding transcriptional regulator: protein MATIKQVAQAAGVSFTTVSHVLNNTRPVSDAARRAVLAAVEQLHYVPSALARSLRSRSTGTIGLIIPNNTNPYFSEVARGIEDSCYAAGYSVILCNSDDDPVKQRDYLNVLLTKRCDGLILSALADSDGELLRKMKVPAVLLDRAPSDLSIDAVAVDNRAGGALAARHLLGLGRRRLACIAGPREVSISNERIAGVRSAMADAGVVLADTLCRHSDFTSAGGYAAALDLLALPKSERPDALFCCNDLMAFGALRAAAERGIAVPVDLAVVGFDDIDLASFVHPALSSVAQNTRELGHITAACLLARIADPALPRQQRSIAPELHVRGSSAAPAPAPFSSTFFFTCN, encoded by the coding sequence ATGGCAACCATCAAACAAGTGGCGCAGGCGGCGGGAGTGTCGTTCACCACCGTGTCGCACGTCCTCAACAATACCCGCCCCGTCAGCGACGCGGCGCGCCGCGCCGTGCTGGCGGCCGTGGAACAATTGCATTACGTGCCCAGCGCGCTGGCACGTTCCCTGCGCAGCCGCAGCACGGGCACCATCGGCCTGATCATTCCGAATAATACGAATCCATATTTCTCGGAAGTGGCGCGCGGCATCGAGGACAGCTGCTACGCGGCCGGCTACAGCGTGATTCTGTGCAATTCCGATGACGACCCCGTCAAGCAGCGCGATTACCTGAACGTGCTCTTGACCAAGCGCTGCGACGGCTTGATCCTGTCCGCGCTGGCCGACAGCGACGGCGAATTGCTGCGCAAGATGAAGGTGCCGGCCGTGCTGCTCGACCGCGCGCCCAGCGACCTGTCCATCGATGCCGTGGCCGTCGACAACCGCGCCGGCGGTGCCTTGGCTGCGCGCCATTTGCTGGGCCTGGGACGCCGGCGTCTCGCCTGCATCGCCGGCCCGCGCGAAGTGAGCATTTCCAATGAGCGCATCGCCGGCGTGCGCAGCGCCATGGCGGACGCGGGCGTAGTCCTGGCCGATACGCTGTGCCGCCATAGCGATTTTACGAGCGCGGGCGGCTATGCGGCGGCGCTGGACTTGCTGGCGCTGCCCAAGAGCGAGCGCCCCGACGCCCTGTTCTGCTGCAATGACTTGATGGCCTTTGGCGCCTTGCGCGCCGCCGCCGAGCGCGGCATTGCCGTGCCCGTGGACCTGGCCGTCGTCGGCTTCGACGATATCGACCTGGCCAGCTTCGTGCATCCGGCCTTGAGCAGCGTGGCGCAAAACACGCGCGAGCTGGGCCACATCACGGCTGCCTGCCTGCTGGCGCGCATCGCCGACCCCGCCTTGCCGCGCCAGCAGCGCAGCATCGCCCCGGAACTGCACGTGCGCGGCTCCAGCGCGGCGCCCGCGCCAGCACCTTTTTCCAGCACCTTTTTCTTCACCTGCAACTGA
- a CDS encoding ABC transporter permease: MTTTSSPSYLQRSLADLKNYAGLIGALVAMCVLFSFASENFFTLATLSTLSNNIPTLVVMAVGMTFVLIIGGIDLSVGSVMALAASVLSLAVVHWGWPVWSAALLGMFVAALCGATTGLISVGWRIPSFIVSLGVLEMARGMAYQVTNSRTEYIGSAVDGISSPIAFGLSPAFIAAIAIVVIGHLVLTRTVLGRHWIGIGTNEEAVRLSGINTKPSKVLVFALMGFLAGVGALFQVSRLEAADPNGGVGMELQVIAAVVIGGTSLMGGRGSVISTFIGVLIISVLEAGLAQVGVSEPVKRIVTGLVIVAAVVLDTYRRRGERS; encoded by the coding sequence ATGACCACTACCTCTTCCCCATCGTATCTGCAGCGCAGCCTGGCCGACCTGAAAAACTATGCGGGCCTGATCGGCGCCCTGGTCGCCATGTGCGTGCTGTTCTCGTTTGCCAGCGAAAATTTCTTTACGCTCGCCACCCTCAGCACCCTGTCGAACAATATCCCGACCCTGGTCGTGATGGCGGTCGGCATGACTTTTGTGTTGATCATCGGCGGCATCGACTTATCGGTCGGCTCCGTCATGGCGCTGGCCGCTTCCGTGCTGTCGCTGGCTGTCGTGCACTGGGGCTGGCCCGTGTGGAGCGCGGCCTTGCTGGGCATGTTCGTTGCCGCCCTGTGCGGCGCGACGACGGGCTTGATTTCCGTCGGCTGGCGCATACCCTCGTTCATCGTGTCCCTGGGCGTGCTGGAAATGGCGCGCGGCATGGCGTATCAGGTGACGAACTCGCGCACGGAATACATCGGCAGCGCCGTGGATGGCATCAGCTCGCCGATCGCCTTCGGCCTGTCGCCCGCTTTCATCGCCGCCATCGCCATCGTCGTCATCGGCCATTTGGTGCTCACGCGCACGGTGCTGGGACGCCACTGGATCGGCATCGGCACGAATGAAGAAGCCGTGCGTTTGTCGGGCATCAATACAAAACCGTCAAAAGTGCTGGTGTTTGCCTTGATGGGTTTCCTCGCCGGCGTGGGCGCGCTGTTCCAGGTGTCGCGCCTGGAAGCGGCCGACCCGAACGGCGGCGTGGGCATGGAATTGCAAGTGATCGCCGCCGTTGTGATCGGCGGCACGAGCCTGATGGGCGGTCGCGGTTCCGTCATCAGCACCTTTATCGGCGTATTGATCATTTCCGTGCTGGAAGCGGGCCTGGCGCAAGTGGGCGTGTCCGAACCCGTGAAACGCATCGTCACGGGCCTGGTGATCGTCGCGGCCGTGGTGCTCGATACCTACCGCCGCCGCGGCGAGCGTTCATAA
- a CDS encoding sugar ABC transporter ATP-binding protein: protein MPIDIPPASAAIPLLTLDNIGKSYVGPVLGGVGLRFAPGQVLALTGENGAGKSTLSKIICGLEQATTGTMLLDGKPYQPVSRGAAEALGIRMVMQELNLIPTLSIAENLYLKNLPQRFGFIDRTRLERDAREQMEKVGLGGLDPWTLVGELGIGHQQMIEIARNLIGACRLLVLDEPTAMLTHREVELLFLQIERLKAEGVCIIYISHRLEELKRVADRIAVLRDGQLVCDDDIAGHSAADLVSLMVGRSADDAVDLSGRTIGAPLLRVRGLARGKVVNPTSFDLRAGEILGIAGLIGSGRTELLRLIFGADRADAGEVFLGDSETPAALTSPQAAVKAGIAMITEDRKGQGLLLRQSIAVNTTLASLDSVSGAGWLNDAAEATVADDYIERLGIRSRNSAQTVAELSGGNQQKVVIARWLYRDCPVMLFDEPTRGIDIGAKFDIYQVLAEQARQGKGLVIVSSDLRELMLICDRIAVMSAGSIVDTFERGAWSQDALLSAAFSGYLTPTSTPAAA from the coding sequence ATGCCCATCGACATACCCCCGGCGTCAGCCGCCATTCCCCTGTTAACACTTGATAACATCGGCAAGTCCTATGTCGGCCCCGTGCTGGGCGGCGTGGGCTTGCGCTTCGCCCCTGGCCAGGTGCTGGCGCTGACGGGCGAAAACGGTGCCGGTAAAAGCACCCTGTCGAAGATCATCTGCGGCCTGGAGCAAGCCACGACGGGCACGATGCTGCTTGACGGCAAGCCTTACCAGCCCGTTTCGCGCGGCGCCGCCGAGGCGCTGGGCATCCGCATGGTGATGCAGGAACTCAATCTGATCCCCACCCTGTCGATCGCGGAAAACCTGTACCTGAAAAATCTGCCGCAGCGTTTCGGCTTCATCGACCGTACGCGCCTCGAACGCGACGCGCGCGAACAGATGGAAAAAGTAGGCCTGGGTGGCCTCGATCCGTGGACCCTCGTGGGCGAACTCGGTATCGGCCACCAGCAAATGATCGAAATCGCGCGCAATTTGATCGGTGCCTGCCGCTTGCTGGTGTTAGATGAGCCGACGGCCATGCTGACGCACCGCGAAGTGGAATTGCTGTTCCTGCAAATTGAGCGCCTGAAAGCCGAAGGCGTGTGCATCATCTATATTTCCCACCGCCTGGAAGAACTCAAGCGCGTGGCCGACCGCATCGCCGTGCTGCGCGATGGCCAGCTCGTGTGCGACGACGACATCGCGGGCCATTCCGCAGCCGACCTGGTCAGCCTGATGGTGGGCCGCTCGGCCGACGATGCGGTGGACCTGAGCGGGCGCACCATCGGCGCGCCGCTGCTGCGCGTGCGGGGACTGGCGCGCGGCAAGGTCGTCAACCCGACCTCGTTCGACTTGCGCGCCGGCGAAATCCTCGGCATCGCCGGCCTGATCGGCTCGGGCCGCACGGAATTGCTGCGCCTGATCTTCGGCGCCGACCGTGCCGATGCCGGCGAGGTGTTCCTCGGCGACAGTGAAACGCCGGCCGCTCTGACTTCGCCGCAGGCAGCCGTGAAAGCCGGTATCGCCATGATCACGGAAGACCGCAAGGGCCAAGGTTTATTGTTGCGCCAGTCCATCGCCGTCAACACGACCCTGGCCTCGCTCGACTCCGTCAGTGGCGCAGGCTGGCTCAACGATGCGGCCGAAGCGACGGTGGCCGACGATTACATCGAGCGCCTCGGCATCCGCTCGCGCAACAGCGCGCAAACGGTGGCCGAGCTGTCCGGCGGCAACCAGCAAAAGGTCGTGATCGCCCGCTGGCTGTACCGCGATTGCCCTGTGATGCTGTTCGACGAGCCCACGCGCGGCATCGATATCGGCGCCAAGTTTGATATTTATCAGGTGCTGGCTGAACAGGCGCGCCAGGGCAAGGGCCTCGTCATTGTATCGAGCGACTTGCGCGAACTGATGCTGATCTGCGACCGCATCGCCGTCATGAGCGCCGGCAGCATCGTCGACACCTTCGAGCGCGGCGCCTGGAGCCAGGATGCGCTGCTGTCGGCCGCCTTCTCCGGCTATTTGACCCCCACTTCCACTCCAGCTGCGGCCTGA
- a CDS encoding sugar ABC transporter substrate-binding protein: MTSRIRLKMIAAAVLVCALPAVPAMAQTPAKPKVALVMKSLANEFFLTMENGAKAHQKANAAKYDLLSNGIKDETDTSSQIKLVEQMIVSRVNALVIAPADSKALVPVLKKAIDAGIIVVNIDNKLDEGALKEKGISVPFVGPDNRKGAKVVGDFLAKQIKKGDPVGIIEGVSTTYNAQQRTLGFQDAMNAAGAKVVSVQSGQWEIAPANTVAAAMLNANPNIKALLCGNDNMAIGAISAIKAAGKTGKVLVVGYDNINAIKPMLADGRVLATADQFGSQQAVFGIETVLKALAQKKKQAELGGVIETKVELVAKGAKS; the protein is encoded by the coding sequence ATGACATCCCGTATTCGCCTGAAAATGATTGCCGCCGCTGTCCTCGTGTGTGCCTTGCCCGCCGTGCCGGCGATGGCGCAGACACCTGCCAAACCGAAGGTCGCATTGGTGATGAAGTCGCTCGCCAATGAATTTTTCCTGACCATGGAAAATGGCGCCAAGGCGCATCAGAAGGCCAATGCCGCCAAGTACGACTTGCTGTCGAACGGCATCAAGGATGAGACGGATACGTCGAGCCAGATCAAGCTGGTCGAGCAAATGATCGTTTCGCGCGTCAACGCGCTGGTGATCGCGCCGGCCGACTCGAAAGCGCTGGTGCCGGTGCTGAAGAAAGCCATCGACGCGGGCATCATCGTCGTCAATATCGACAACAAGCTCGACGAAGGCGCCCTGAAAGAGAAGGGCATCAGCGTGCCGTTCGTCGGCCCTGACAACCGCAAGGGCGCCAAGGTCGTCGGCGACTTCCTGGCCAAGCAGATCAAGAAGGGCGATCCGGTCGGCATCATCGAAGGCGTGTCGACCACCTACAACGCGCAGCAGCGCACCCTGGGCTTCCAGGACGCCATGAACGCGGCCGGCGCCAAGGTCGTCAGCGTACAGTCGGGCCAGTGGGAAATCGCCCCTGCCAATACGGTCGCGGCCGCCATGCTGAACGCCAACCCGAATATCAAGGCTTTGCTGTGCGGTAACGACAACATGGCCATCGGCGCCATTTCCGCCATCAAGGCGGCCGGAAAAACGGGCAAAGTGCTGGTCGTCGGCTACGACAACATCAACGCCATCAAGCCGATGCTGGCCGATGGCCGTGTGCTGGCTACCGCCGACCAGTTCGGTTCGCAGCAAGCCGTGTTCGGCATCGAGACCGTGCTGAAAGCCCTGGCGCAGAAGAAGAAACAGGCCGAGCTCGGTGGCGTCATCGAAACCAAGGTCGAACTGGTTGCCAAAGGCGCCAAGTCCTGA
- a CDS encoding EamA family transporter: MPASAARPAWGDILLTALAPLIWGSTYIVTSELLPPDRPFTAALIRVLPAGLLLLLVMRRLPARRDWMRVLMLSALNIGVFQALLFVAAYRLPGGLAAVVGAIQPLLVMGLAWGVEGRRPARLALLASVLGVAGMGVLLLSPRTVWEPVGIAAALGGTACMAAGTYLTRRWKPDLPVLALTGWQLLLGGLMLAPVAWLADAPLPALSLQQVLAYAYLCLAGALLAYALWFRGISRLSPVAVSSLGLLSPLMAVVLGWALLGQAMTGWSMLGLLLVLASVLAVQWASARPATKS, encoded by the coding sequence ATGCCTGCCTCCGCTGCCCGTCCCGCCTGGGGCGACATTCTGCTCACGGCGCTGGCGCCCCTGATCTGGGGTTCCACGTATATCGTCACGTCCGAACTGCTGCCGCCCGACCGGCCCTTCACGGCGGCCCTGATCCGCGTGTTGCCGGCCGGCTTGCTGTTGCTGCTGGTCATGCGGCGGCTGCCCGCGCGGCGTGACTGGATGCGCGTGCTGATGCTTTCCGCACTGAATATCGGCGTGTTCCAGGCGCTGCTGTTCGTCGCCGCCTACCGTTTGCCGGGCGGCCTGGCGGCCGTGGTGGGCGCCATCCAGCCGCTCTTGGTGATGGGTCTGGCCTGGGGCGTGGAAGGGCGCCGTCCGGCCCGGTTGGCCTTGCTGGCCAGCGTGCTGGGCGTGGCTGGCATGGGCGTTTTATTGTTGTCGCCGCGCACGGTGTGGGAACCCGTCGGCATCGCCGCCGCGCTGGGCGGCACGGCTTGCATGGCGGCCGGCACCTATCTGACGCGGCGCTGGAAGCCGGACTTGCCCGTGCTGGCGCTGACGGGCTGGCAATTGCTGCTCGGCGGCCTGATGCTGGCGCCCGTCGCCTGGCTGGCCGATGCACCGCTGCCGGCATTATCCCTGCAGCAAGTGCTGGCCTATGCCTACCTGTGCCTGGCCGGCGCCCTGCTGGCGTACGCCTTGTGGTTCCGCGGCATCAGCCGCCTGTCGCCCGTGGCCGTGTCCTCGCTGGGCTTGCTCAGTCCCCTGATGGCCGTCGTGCTGGGTTGGGCATTGCTGGGCCAGGCCATGACGGGCTGGTCGATGCTGGGCTTGCTGCTGGTGCTGGCCAGCGTGCTGGCCGTGCAATGGGCCAGCGCCCGTCCCGCAACAAAGTCCTGA
- a CDS encoding zinc ribbon domain-containing protein, with amino-acid sequence MAHFCTKCGTAHAPGARFCDECGKAVNAAPAPAPASVPAAAAAAAATPALSGVKRRHVMIAGGVLAVVIVAGGALAWLLAPEAASAGSFSRAIDAHLAADEAARDKLLCLTNLPYQKEEIRVASYDSSTRQWLDILVRSGLYAAPVEQSSGGWIAQSQFVYALAAPGKAALRGDKLCVAKGVKVAKVSGYDQVRDLGAQHVAMAKATLTLTDEAAWFAKSADRALILERLPDGDLQVRLPLALVDKQWQVIDETQMSQAAMSGVIGKASAVQGAGMLDKLKSAFRFGGHPAVGKWQAAMGNVLEFTSDSVINNGTSTKATFTTKGNTVTIAPEGAGEAAMDIIVSDDGSTAQISMGGVRVTTLRRVRN; translated from the coding sequence ATGGCTCACTTCTGCACCAAATGCGGCACGGCCCATGCCCCGGGCGCGCGCTTTTGCGATGAATGCGGCAAGGCTGTCAACGCCGCACCGGCGCCCGCGCCCGCATCTGTACCGGCAGCTGCAGCTGCAGCTGCCGCGACGCCGGCGCTGTCCGGCGTGAAGCGGCGCCACGTCATGATCGCCGGCGGCGTGCTGGCGGTGGTCATCGTGGCCGGTGGCGCGCTGGCGTGGCTGCTGGCGCCAGAGGCGGCCTCGGCCGGCAGTTTCAGCCGCGCCATCGATGCCCATCTGGCGGCCGACGAGGCGGCGCGCGACAAATTGCTGTGCCTCACCAACTTGCCGTACCAAAAGGAAGAAATCCGCGTGGCCTCGTACGACAGTTCCACTCGGCAATGGCTGGATATCCTCGTGCGTAGCGGGCTGTACGCCGCACCCGTGGAACAAAGCAGCGGTGGCTGGATTGCGCAATCACAATTCGTCTACGCGCTGGCCGCGCCGGGCAAGGCGGCCTTGCGCGGCGACAAGCTGTGCGTGGCCAAGGGCGTGAAAGTGGCCAAGGTCAGCGGCTACGACCAGGTGCGCGACCTGGGCGCACAGCACGTGGCGATGGCCAAGGCCACCCTGACGCTGACCGATGAGGCAGCGTGGTTCGCCAAGTCGGCGGACCGCGCACTGATCCTGGAGCGCTTGCCGGACGGTGACCTGCAAGTGCGGTTGCCGCTGGCGCTGGTCGACAAGCAGTGGCAAGTCATCGACGAAACGCAGATGAGCCAGGCGGCCATGAGCGGTGTGATCGGCAAAGCGTCGGCCGTGCAGGGCGCGGGCATGCTGGACAAGCTGAAAAGCGCGTTCCGCTTTGGCGGCCATCCGGCGGTGGGAAAATGGCAGGCGGCGATGGGCAACGTCCTGGAATTTACCAGTGACAGCGTGATCAATAACGGGACCTCGACCAAGGCCACCTTCACCACCAAGGGCAATACCGTGACGATCGCGCCGGAAGGCGCGGGCGAAGCGGCCATGGATATTATCGTCAGCGACGATGGCAGCACGGCGCAGATCAGCATGGGCGGCGTGCGGGTGACGACGCTGCGGCGCGTGCGCAATTGA